GAGCAGGTCGGAGGCTGGCAGACTGTTGGCAAAACTGACCAGTCGATTGGCGTCGAACGCACTCATCGGTCGCAGGGTGACGGCCAAGCCGTTGCGCAGGGTGATAAGCAGAGGAGAGGTGCGCTGTGTGTGTTCCATGCCGGGACTCCAGTCTCAGGTCTTGCTCCAGGTCGCGTCTTCTTATCCCAGTCTGCCATGGGCTGGCAAGAGCGGCGCCCGCAGCCGACCCGGGTCAATGCTTGCAAAATTTCCCATCCCTTGCTAGCAATGGCGAGCATGAACTGGCACTCCGCTCCGGCCTATCCCGACTATGTGTGGCAGCTGTCTCACCTTCTGCCCTCCCCCATATACCGGGCTCCTCCCCTCTCCCCCGGCACGGGTGAACCTATCCTGTTGATTCCGGGTTTCCTGGCCGGCGACTGGACGCTGCGGGTGATGGCCGGCTGGCTGAACCGTCTCGGCTATCAGTCCTACCTGTCGGGCATTGACTGGAATGTTGACTGTCCGAACCGGACCGGTGAACTCCTGGGCTGGCGGGTTGACCACATTCTTCAGGAAACCGGTCAGCCGCTGACCGTCATCGGACACAGTCTGGGCGGCATGCTGGCCCGTTTTCTGGGCGCGACCTATCCGACAAAAATCAGCAGCGTCATTGCCATCGGCTCACCGCTCAGCCCGCCCGTCAAGGTCAACCCCATCGTCCTGGTTGCCTCGCACGTCTTATACCCGATCAGACGGGTGCGCGGCCGCGTTCCCGCCGAGTGCGGAAGCCTGGAGTGTAGCTGCCAGTTTCAACAGACCGCGTTCGGCCCCTTTCCCCCGCGCGTCGGCTTCGCCTCCATCTTCTCCAAAGACGACGAAATCGTCGCCTGGCACTCCAGCGTTGACCCCGAGGGCCAAAACCTCGAGGTGCCGGGCAGACACCTGGGACTGATTGTGAATCGCTATGTCTATCAGGCCCTGCTCCAGGTCCTGTCAGGGGAGGAAGACGAATCCGTTGGCACCGAGGCATCGCTTGGCGCCAACGGACAGGCGGGAGAAGACGACAACGCGGACTGAGGGCGACGGCTTGGCCGTCCGTCCGCTCAACGGCTATACGGTTCCTTGTATACTTCGTCCGGCTCATCCATCGGCGTTTCAAACGACTTGGCAGCGTCGTTTCTTGCGATGACATCCTTGGTATAGATATTCACGTCCCACAGGGCCTCGCCGGCGCCGTCTCCATTCGTAAAGGTGAAGCGGACCCAGTAGTTGCCGGCGCGAAACTGATCGAAGACGTTGAAATACTGACTCAGGGTCTCGACAAAGCGGTCCTTCTGAGAAGGCATGCCGGCTGTCCATGGCCCCAACTCCCAGGGCTGGCCGGCTCGGGCACTGTCCCGCGAGCGTTTCTCGATATTCGAGATCACGCTGAACAGCCCCTCTGCGGTATGCGATTTGACCATCTGAATGGCCTGCTTTTCCTTAGCCCCCATCTCGGTCGGTTCACTGCATCCAGCGACCAGGGCCAGCCCAAGCACGGCCAGTAGCGGTGCCCTCAGCGCGTTCTTGATGTACTGCAATGTGGATTGCATCCCCTCGCCCTCCAAATGAGCAGAATTCGGCCGGAGCGAACTGCTTGCGGCGCTCACGCTATCCGATCCCGACCGTTGCTCGGGGATTGTACAACGAAAGAGGCCCTCGGTCCATCAGCATAGCCGGCTTCGGATCGGTCTCTGACCGGAAAAGACGGAAACACAGCGGACCGCGTCTTGCTTTTGTGTCACCTAGGTGACACATAGAGAGACGACAATTACCGAGCCAGCCCCGCATGTTCCAGACACCCAAGCGAGACGAGGCAGAATGACACGCCAACCCGTTCTGAATATCATGAGCCTACGTCGGATGAGGACGTTTGCCAGAGCTTCCGACCGCCAACTCAAGACCATTTTGTCCGAGATCACCCTGGAGCGCTTCGAGCGCCGGACCACCCTCTTCCGCCAGGGCGACCCGTCCGACTCCCTGTACGTCCTGGTCTCCGGGGTGATCAAGCTATCGCTGCGCACCCCAGAGGGCGAGGATATTCTGGTCAGCCTGATTTCGCCGGGCGAACTGTTCGGCATCACCTCTCTGCTGCCCGGCATGCAGCGGCCGTTTCGGAGTGAGGCGTTCAGTGACTGCTGGGTCGGCCGCCTGTCGGCCGATACTCTGGTCAGCACCCTGCTGGGTGTTCCGTTTGCCGACTTCAGCGCGCTGATGGACGGGACGGTCAGCCGCTGGTTCGGCCTCCTGCACCGTTACGCCCACTTTCAGGGTCTCGACCTCCAGCATCGTCTGGCCTTTGCCCTGCTGGAGCTGGCGCAAAAATTCGGGGCTC
This window of the Desulfurellaceae bacterium genome carries:
- a CDS encoding alpha/beta fold hydrolase, whose product is MNWHSAPAYPDYVWQLSHLLPSPIYRAPPLSPGTGEPILLIPGFLAGDWTLRVMAGWLNRLGYQSYLSGIDWNVDCPNRTGELLGWRVDHILQETGQPLTVIGHSLGGMLARFLGATYPTKISSVIAIGSPLSPPVKVNPIVLVASHVLYPIRRVRGRVPAECGSLECSCQFQQTAFGPFPPRVGFASIFSKDDEIVAWHSSVDPEGQNLEVPGRHLGLIVNRYVYQALLQVLSGEEDESVGTEASLGANGQAGEDDNAD
- a CDS encoding Crp/Fnr family transcriptional regulator, which gives rise to MTRQPVLNIMSLRRMRTFARASDRQLKTILSEITLERFERRTTLFRQGDPSDSLYVLVSGVIKLSLRTPEGEDILVSLISPGELFGITSLLPGMQRPFRSEAFSDCWVGRLSADTLVSTLLGVPFADFSALMDGTVSRWFGLLHRYAHFQGLDLQHRLAFALLELAQKFGAQDSRGTLLILQLTHEDLADLVGASRQKVTEHMRTLERKALLQREGRRLIVSTQGLRELVQIEH